Proteins encoded by one window of Deinococcus radiodurans R1 = ATCC 13939 = DSM 20539:
- a CDS encoding DUF937 domain-containing protein, which produces MMDIFNMLGGMGQAQQTVGNQLGTTPQQTEAALEAAVPLLLGAMTRNATQPGGLDALASAVGQHDDSAMLGFQQGQTPDMNEGQKILGHVFGGQQQAAANAIGQRAGIDPQMAMQILMMVAPLILSYLSNRSRAQGGQMGGNMGGQSGGGMSLPGGMGGGLGGGLGSILGGLLGGGAAGGLGSVLGGMLGGGQAQAQMPQSQNQNTGMGGGQMFPGFPAGNAAQQPQMGQAQMGQAQMGGQGDLLGTLNRTLDRDGDGNALNDLIGMFGGRR; this is translated from the coding sequence ATGATGGACATTTTCAACATGCTCGGCGGCATGGGTCAGGCACAGCAGACGGTCGGCAACCAACTCGGCACCACCCCCCAGCAGACCGAAGCGGCGCTGGAAGCGGCTGTGCCGCTGCTGCTCGGCGCGATGACCCGCAACGCGACCCAGCCCGGCGGCCTGGACGCGCTCGCGTCGGCGGTCGGCCAGCACGACGACAGCGCCATGCTCGGCTTTCAGCAGGGGCAGACACCCGACATGAACGAGGGCCAGAAAATCCTGGGCCACGTGTTCGGCGGGCAGCAGCAGGCGGCGGCCAACGCCATCGGCCAGCGGGCGGGCATTGACCCCCAGATGGCGATGCAGATTCTGATGATGGTCGCGCCCCTGATTCTGAGCTACCTCAGCAACCGCTCCCGTGCCCAGGGTGGGCAGATGGGCGGCAACATGGGCGGACAGTCGGGCGGCGGCATGAGCCTTCCTGGTGGCATGGGCGGCGGTCTGGGCGGGGGCCTCGGCTCCATCCTCGGCGGGCTGCTCGGTGGCGGCGCGGCGGGCGGCCTCGGCAGTGTGCTGGGCGGGATGCTCGGCGGGGGTCAGGCGCAAGCACAGATGCCGCAGTCTCAGAACCAGAACACCGGCATGGGCGGCGGCCAGATGTTCCCCGGCTTTCCGGCGGGCAACGCAGCGCAGCAGCCCCAGATGGGTCAGGCACAGATGGGCCAAGCTCAAATGGGCGGTCAGGGCGACCTGCTCGGCACCCTCAACCGCACGCTGGACCGCGACGGTGACGGCAACGCGCTGAACGACCTTATTGGGATGTTTGGCGGACGCCGCTAA
- the trmFO gene encoding methylenetetrahydrofolate--tRNA-(uracil(54)-C(5))-methyltransferase (FADH(2)-oxidizing) TrmFO — MSSPTITVVGAGLAGSEAALAAAKLGVRVRLFEMRPQKMTPAHRTANFAELVCSTSLGGEGEMQSKGLLQAEMRSVGAAIVTSADASRVPAGNALAVDRDAFSAHVTEQVKNHPLIEVVEGEVETVPDGICVIASGPLTADALASDLRRLTGSERLSFYDAAAPVIDVDSIDMDIAWRAGRYDQSADYINCPFTKEEYLAFFEALETARSHTPHDWEKLEFFEGCMPIEEIARRGVDTPRFGPMSPKGLDDPKTGRWPYAVAQLRQEDAEGRMWSLVGFQTGLKWGDQKAVVQLIPGLHNADIVRYGVMHRNTYLNAPEVLDSTLQLRADPQKLVAGVLAGTEGYLESSATGWLAGTNAARLALGLEPLTPPAESMLGGLVRYLASANPKGFQPMNVNWALVPELPTEINEKTGKPKKLGKREKRPPLFRRGLGAFMAWAGQDAGVPVTPPAVPEHPQDELPAIR; from the coding sequence ATGTCTTCTCCCACCATCACCGTCGTCGGCGCGGGCCTCGCCGGGTCCGAAGCCGCGCTGGCCGCCGCCAAGCTCGGCGTGCGCGTGCGGCTCTTCGAGATGCGCCCGCAGAAGATGACCCCCGCGCACCGCACCGCCAACTTTGCCGAACTCGTCTGCTCGACCAGTCTCGGCGGCGAAGGCGAGATGCAGAGCAAGGGCCTGCTGCAAGCCGAGATGCGCTCGGTGGGCGCGGCCATCGTGACCTCCGCCGACGCGAGCCGGGTGCCAGCGGGCAACGCGCTGGCGGTGGATCGCGACGCCTTCAGTGCCCACGTGACCGAGCAGGTGAAAAACCACCCCTTGATTGAAGTCGTGGAGGGTGAGGTAGAAACCGTGCCCGACGGCATCTGCGTCATTGCCTCCGGGCCGCTGACCGCCGACGCGCTGGCGAGCGACCTGAGGCGGCTGACCGGCTCCGAGCGCCTGAGCTTCTACGACGCTGCCGCGCCCGTCATTGACGTGGATTCCATCGACATGGACATCGCGTGGCGGGCCGGGCGCTACGACCAGAGCGCCGATTACATCAACTGCCCGTTTACCAAGGAAGAATATCTGGCCTTCTTCGAGGCGCTCGAAACCGCGCGCAGCCACACGCCGCACGACTGGGAAAAGCTGGAATTTTTCGAAGGCTGCATGCCCATCGAAGAAATCGCCCGCCGGGGCGTGGACACCCCACGCTTCGGGCCGATGTCCCCCAAAGGGCTGGACGACCCCAAGACCGGGCGCTGGCCTTACGCGGTGGCGCAGCTGCGCCAGGAAGACGCCGAGGGCCGCATGTGGTCGCTGGTGGGCTTTCAGACCGGGCTGAAGTGGGGTGACCAGAAGGCCGTCGTGCAACTGATTCCCGGCCTGCACAACGCCGACATCGTGCGATACGGCGTGATGCACCGCAACACCTACCTCAACGCGCCGGAAGTGCTGGACAGTACGCTGCAACTGCGCGCCGACCCGCAGAAACTGGTGGCGGGCGTGCTGGCCGGCACCGAGGGCTACCTCGAATCGAGCGCGACCGGCTGGCTGGCCGGAACGAACGCGGCGCGCCTCGCCCTGGGTCTGGAACCGCTGACCCCTCCCGCCGAGTCCATGCTGGGCGGGCTGGTGCGTTACCTCGCTTCGGCCAACCCCAAGGGCTTTCAGCCGATGAACGTGAACTGGGCGCTGGTGCCCGAGCTGCCCACTGAGATCAACGAAAAGACCGGCAAGCCCAAGAAACTTGGCAAACGCGAGAAGCGCCCGCCGCTCTTTCGCCGGGGCCTGGGCGCCTTCATGGCCTGGGCCGGGCAAGACGCCGGGGTGCCGGTGACGCCGCCTGCCGTACCCGAGCATCCGCAGGACGAGCTGCCGGCGATTCGCTGA
- a CDS encoding ComEA family DNA-binding protein translates to MTKTLLSALAALLLSTAAFAQTAPTPVHAAPTQTASSQTAPTTSTHTPKARTATPRTTAPLPTAPVNVNTATAAQLMTLPGVSNKIAAEIIKDRPYKNAAELVKKVKGIGKNNVKPMTPYLAF, encoded by the coding sequence ATGACCAAGACCCTGCTGTCCGCCCTCGCCGCCCTGCTCCTGTCCACTGCCGCTTTCGCTCAGACGGCCCCGACCCCAGTCCATGCTGCACCGACCCAGACCGCATCTTCCCAGACGGCCCCGACGACTTCGACCCACACCCCGAAGGCCCGCACAGCTACGCCCCGGACCACCGCGCCGCTGCCCACGGCCCCGGTAAACGTCAACACTGCCACCGCCGCGCAGCTCATGACCCTGCCGGGCGTGAGCAACAAGATTGCCGCCGAGATCATCAAGGACCGGCCCTATAAGAACGCCGCCGAGCTGGTCAAAAAGGTCAAAGGCATCGGCAAGAACAACGTCAAGCCGATGACGCCTTACCTCGCCTTCTGA
- a CDS encoding ABC transporter ATP-binding protein, whose translation MIEVRHLCKSFARKPAVQDISFSIPAGEIVGYLGPNGAGKSTTIKVLTGLLVPDSGEVRVGGLVPWKQRRQHVARLGAVFGQRTTLWWDLPVRESLELLRHVYRVPAARFAENLAGFTELLELGPFLNTPARALSLGQRMRADLAAALLHDPELLFLDEPTVGLDVVAKERIREFVKAVNAERGVTVLLTTHDLGDVERLARRVMMIDTGRLLFDGPLAELQARYGGERELWVEFEKAPAQPALPGLTLLGQDGPRVRYGFSGAAAAPIAQVTALAPVRDLAVKEPEVEATIRRIYEGNLLGSRSVREG comes from the coding sequence ATGATTGAAGTGCGCCACCTGTGCAAGTCGTTCGCCCGCAAACCCGCCGTGCAGGACATTTCGTTTTCCATTCCGGCGGGCGAAATCGTGGGGTATCTGGGGCCGAACGGAGCGGGCAAATCCACCACCATCAAGGTGCTGACCGGGCTGCTGGTGCCCGACTCCGGCGAGGTGCGGGTGGGCGGTTTGGTGCCGTGGAAACAGCGGCGGCAGCATGTGGCGCGGCTGGGCGCGGTGTTCGGGCAGCGCACGACGCTGTGGTGGGACCTGCCGGTGCGCGAGTCGCTGGAGTTGCTGCGGCATGTGTACCGCGTGCCCGCTGCCCGTTTTGCCGAGAACCTCGCCGGCTTTACCGAGCTGCTGGAGCTGGGGCCGTTTCTGAACACCCCGGCGCGGGCGCTCTCGTTGGGGCAGCGGATGCGGGCCGACCTCGCGGCGGCGCTGCTACACGACCCCGAACTGCTGTTTCTGGACGAACCGACGGTGGGGCTGGACGTGGTGGCAAAGGAGCGCATCCGCGAATTTGTCAAAGCGGTCAATGCCGAGCGCGGCGTCACCGTGCTGCTCACCACCCACGACCTCGGCGACGTGGAGCGGCTCGCGCGCCGGGTGATGATGATTGACACCGGGCGGCTGCTGTTCGACGGCCCGCTCGCAGAGTTGCAGGCCCGCTACGGCGGCGAGCGGGAACTGTGGGTGGAATTTGAAAAAGCCCCCGCGCAGCCCGCCCTGCCCGGCCTCACGCTGCTGGGGCAAGACGGCCCGCGCGTGCGCTACGGCTTTTCCGGGGCCGCCGCCGCGCCCATCGCGCAGGTGACGGCGCTGGCCCCGGTGCGCGACCTCGCCGTCAAGGAGCCGGAGGTGGAAGCGACCATCCGGCGGATTTACGAGGGGAACCTGCTGGGGAGCAGAAGCGTAAGGGAGGGATGA
- a CDS encoding ABC transporter permease — translation MRDPHHPSPLYHLRLYFLLLRAQARSQQVYRLSFALDALAAALITFTEFMAFVLVLPRFGGLGGWTLPEVSLLYGLAELSFVVMDMLFGGFDAPNMSQQVRSGSFSTFLLRPLPLPLQVFGSDFALRRVTRVLLAVGIVAYAVSGLDISWTPADIALLVGSVLGMTAFFGGLFVIGGTLTFWTVESVEAMNVLTYGGRSLISYPMDIYGTFLRKTFTYVIPAAFLSYFPVLHVLGRPLPDGLPEWAAFLPLPAGVLVLTLAFAFWRVGVRRYVGTGS, via the coding sequence ATGCGTGACCCCCATCATCCATCACCCCTCTACCATCTCCGGCTCTACTTCCTGCTGCTGCGCGCGCAGGCCCGGTCGCAGCAGGTCTACCGCCTGTCCTTTGCGCTGGACGCGCTGGCCGCCGCGCTTATCACGTTTACCGAGTTCATGGCGTTTGTGCTGGTGCTGCCCCGCTTTGGGGGCCTGGGCGGGTGGACACTGCCCGAGGTGTCGCTGCTCTACGGCCTTGCAGAACTGAGTTTCGTGGTGATGGACATGCTGTTTGGCGGCTTTGACGCGCCCAACATGAGCCAGCAGGTCCGCAGCGGCAGTTTTTCCACCTTCCTGCTGCGGCCCTTGCCGTTGCCGCTGCAAGTCTTCGGGTCGGACTTCGCGCTGCGGCGGGTTACGCGGGTGCTGCTGGCGGTGGGCATCGTGGCGTATGCCGTGTCGGGGCTGGACATCTCGTGGACGCCCGCTGATATTGCTCTGCTTGTGGGCAGCGTGCTCGGCATGACTGCCTTTTTCGGTGGCCTGTTCGTCATCGGCGGCACGCTGACCTTCTGGACAGTGGAGAGCGTGGAGGCGATGAACGTGCTCACCTACGGGGGCCGTTCGCTGATTTCGTACCCGATGGACATTTACGGGACGTTCCTGCGTAAGACCTTCACCTACGTTATCCCCGCCGCCTTTCTCTCGTATTTTCCCGTGCTGCATGTGCTGGGCCGCCCGTTGCCCGACGGCTTGCCTGAGTGGGCGGCTTTCCTTCCCTTGCCTGCCGGAGTGCTGGTGCTGACACTTGCCTTCGCCTTCTGGCGGGTGGGGGTGCGGCGGTACGTGGGCACGGGGAGTTGA
- a CDS encoding Lrp/AsnC family transcriptional regulator, which yields MKSPAYRLDALDERILQELQQDSRLSMRELGRRIGLSAPAVTERVRRLEEAGVVLGYGVRVAAKPLGRAISAFIGVKDSGRNDPALVRWARERDGVLECHSVTGDNSCMLKVAVADVAELEVLLGELIDLGFTCDTSIVLSTPLEGKLLLPPQED from the coding sequence ATGAAATCTCCGGCCTACCGTCTGGACGCGCTTGACGAGCGGATTTTGCAGGAATTGCAGCAGGACTCGCGCCTGAGTATGCGCGAACTCGGGCGGCGCATCGGGCTTTCGGCGCCCGCCGTGACCGAGCGGGTGCGGCGCCTGGAGGAAGCGGGCGTGGTGCTGGGCTACGGCGTGCGCGTGGCCGCCAAACCGCTGGGGCGCGCCATCAGCGCCTTTATCGGCGTGAAGGACTCGGGCCGCAATGACCCGGCGCTCGTCCGCTGGGCCAGGGAGCGCGACGGCGTGCTGGAATGCCACTCGGTGACCGGCGACAACTCCTGCATGCTCAAGGTTGCCGTGGCGGACGTGGCCGAACTGGAAGTGCTGCTCGGAGAACTGATTGACCTGGGCTTTACCTGCGACACGTCCATCGTGCTCAGCACGCCTCTGGAAGGGAAGCTGCTGCTGCCTCCGCAGGAAGATTGA
- a CDS encoding ABC transporter permease, protein MALNDFLSIPAVNAGLYLALARLGFRRQFAYLQAALWGLVTNLFFGLLRISILLALFDGRPQVAGLTGGDAVTYVALTQTFIASFSLFGWSEFMRTIHRGEVATDLLRPLDLLASWAAQDAGRAAGQFVLRGLPMLVLFALLWGARMPALPPETLLSVVPAWACGFAYRFLVNCAAFWSPDAVGIGRFAWVLLGLGCGFLMPLRLFPDWLRAALAWTPFPSMLNTTVELWLGLKTGAAAWGALGVQMGWTVALLGLCAWVLRRGLGRLEVAGG, encoded by the coding sequence GTGGCTTTGAATGATTTTTTGAGTATTCCGGCGGTCAATGCCGGTCTGTATCTCGCGCTCGCCCGGCTGGGGTTCCGGCGGCAGTTCGCGTACCTGCAAGCGGCGCTGTGGGGGTTGGTCACGAATCTGTTTTTCGGGCTGCTGCGGATTTCTATTTTGCTGGCGCTGTTTGATGGGCGGCCCCAGGTGGCGGGGCTGACGGGCGGCGACGCGGTGACGTATGTCGCGCTGACGCAGACGTTTATCGCGTCGTTTTCGCTGTTCGGGTGGTCGGAGTTCATGCGGACCATTCACCGGGGCGAGGTGGCGACCGACCTGCTGCGTCCGCTGGACCTGCTGGCGTCCTGGGCGGCGCAGGATGCGGGCCGGGCGGCGGGACAGTTCGTGCTGCGCGGGCTGCCGATGCTGGTGCTCTTTGCGCTGCTGTGGGGGGCGCGGATGCCCGCTTTGCCGCCTGAGACGCTATTGAGCGTGGTGCCCGCGTGGGCGTGCGGCTTCGCCTACCGCTTTCTGGTCAACTGCGCCGCCTTCTGGTCGCCGGACGCGGTGGGCATCGGGCGCTTCGCCTGGGTGCTGCTGGGGCTGGGCTGCGGGTTTCTGATGCCGCTGCGCCTGTTTCCCGACTGGCTGCGGGCGGCGCTGGCGTGGACGCCGTTTCCTTCCATGCTCAACACCACCGTGGAGCTGTGGCTGGGCCTGAAAACCGGCGCGGCGGCGTGGGGAGCACTCGGCGTGCAGATGGGCTGGACCGTGGCTTTGCTGGGGCTGTGCGCCTGGGTGCTCCGGCGGGGCCTCGGGCGGCTGGAGGTGGCCGGTGGGTAG